A single Halobellus ruber DNA region contains:
- a CDS encoding DUF7568 family protein yields MPRITNWRRESRSPTLAYRNTETGARAVLHRAPDSYRYKWRGAILIDGYPVWSRGYETKDATSFRDELRERPVPDLSCPECPNDDVRVGEKAADGAKIQRWYDCPDCGYEAPSRIVYGRSTP; encoded by the coding sequence ATGCCTCGCATCACCAACTGGCGACGCGAGAGCCGCTCGCCGACGCTTGCGTATCGGAACACCGAGACCGGGGCGCGAGCAGTCCTGCATCGAGCCCCGGACTCCTACCGGTACAAATGGCGCGGAGCAATCCTCATCGACGGCTACCCGGTCTGGTCGCGGGGGTACGAGACGAAGGACGCGACGTCGTTCCGTGACGAACTCCGGGAGCGGCCGGTCCCGGACCTCAGCTGCCCGGAGTGTCCGAACGACGACGTTCGCGTCGGCGAGAAGGCAGCAGACGGGGCGAAAATCCAGCGATGGTACGACTGCCCCGACTGTGGATACGAAGCCCCCTCACGTATCGTCTACGGACGGAGTACGCCGTGA
- a CDS encoding DUF2080 family transposase-associated protein, with product MANRFQIDGEEVLDGQVKEFGNSAHVTVPKRWRGADVKVVRTSEPTEQDEE from the coding sequence ATGGCAAATCGATTCCAAATCGACGGCGAGGAGGTTCTCGACGGCCAAGTCAAGGAATTCGGGAACAGCGCCCACGTCACAGTCCCCAAACGCTGGCGAGGGGCTGACGTGAAAGTCGTTCGCACCTCAGAACCAACCGAACAAGACGAAGAATGA